Proteins from one Setaria italica strain Yugu1 chromosome V, Setaria_italica_v2.0, whole genome shotgun sequence genomic window:
- the LOC101770036 gene encoding transcription initiation factor TFIID subunit 13: MQNPATPAPAAAPSKGKSSAQNPSGHHAATPGPSGTPSKGKSAAAQAAAAGQASSSHHHAAGGADASATTLKRKRGVFQKDLQHMMYGFGDDPNPLPETVALVEDIVVEYVTDLVHKAQNVASKRGKLLTEDFLYLIRKDMRKLHRATELLSMNEELKQARKAFDVDEETLATNAV, from the exons ATGCAGAACCCCGCCACGCCCGCCCCAGCGGCGGCCCCGTCCAAGGGCAAGTCGTCGGCGCAGAACCCTAGCGGGCACCACGCCGCGACGCCCGGCCCATCGGGGACGCCGTCCAAGGGcaagtcggcggcggcgcaggccgcggccgcgggccaGGCTTCGTCCTcccaccaccacgccgctgGGGGCGCCGACGCGTCCGCCACCACCCTCAAGCGCAAGCGCGGCGTCTTCCAGAAAGACC TGCAGCACATGATGTACGGATTTGGGGACGATCCAAAT CCACTTCCCGAAACCGTTGCACTTGTGGAGGACATTGTTGTGGAATATGTCACTGATCTG GTGCACAAGGCACAGAATGTTGCATCAAAGAGGGGGAAGCTCTTGACAGAGGATTTTCTTTACCTTATACGCAAG GATATGCGGAAACTGCACCGAGCTACTGAACTACTCTCCATGAATGAAGAGCTCAAGCAAGCAAGGAAAGCTTTTGACGTTGATGAAGAGACGCTTGCCACAAATGCCGTATGA
- the LOC101765442 gene encoding uncharacterized protein LOC101765442, with amino-acid sequence MRPPVSFGAAHEYPVANQKELRPLQPAPHGRAPCLADRLQVSNVWVGNAGSVKLRGVSFTSKGFGIERVRDDYKQLSRVLQALIRISGGDITKVPPDYREFLALLGNDNLTMRDEFLIVNHAALLPMKNRTEVFLMLHNIIVKYLGRTNRAKKRRILSKLPYENDWLDTARANAQINKWVVKCQNEYRRTQLDLLRLNRNVRSHLHEYNDDNIEEILYCEWPELLMDMVKLLHLEGELEDTDIQNKFG; translated from the exons ATGCGTCCTCCTGTGTCGTTCGGCGCGgctcatgagtaccctgtggcgaatcagaaggagcTGCGACCACTGCAgcccgcgccgcacggccgcgcaccg TGCCTCGCTGATCGTCTGCAGGTCTCCAACGTCTGGGTCGGCAACGCTGGGAGTGTCAAGCTCAGGGGGGTCAGTTTCACCAGTAAAGGCTTTGGCATTGAGCGTGTGAGAGATGACTACAAGCAGCTGTCCAGGGTCCTCCAGGCGCTGATCAGAATCTCAGGTGGGGATATCACCAAAGTGCCTCCGGACTACAGAGAATTCCTCGCGCTCTTGGGTAATGACAACCTTACAATGAGAGATGAATTCTTGATTGTGAACCATGCCGCGCTGCTGCCCATGAAAAACCG CACTGAGGTCTTCCTGATGCTACACAATATAATTGTCAAATACCTTGGTCGTACAAACCGggcaaagaagaggaggatccTCTCGAAGCTCCCCTACGAGAATGACTGGTTGGATACTGCCAGGGCAAATGCACAGATCAACAAGTGGGTTGTCAAATGCCAAAACGAGTACAGAAGGACTCAGCTCGATCTACTGCGGCTCAACAGAAATGTAAGAAGCCACTTGCATGAGTACAACGATGACAACATTGAGGAAATCCTGTATTGTGAATGGCCCGAGCTGCTCATGGACATGGTGAAGTTGTTGCACTTGGAAGGTGAGCTCGAAGACACTGACATTCAAAACAAGTTCGGCTAG